A single genomic interval of Koleobacter methoxysyntrophicus harbors:
- a CDS encoding DctP family TRAP transporter solute-binding subunit → MKKVLILLSITVICLGLILTGCGGKQGDSKPDDAANKPITIKLAYVVPETQSTHIASEKVFKNYVEEKSGGRLKVELYPNGQLGSDRQAIEGVSLGTIEMTIPAAAVLSGFEEKFMVFDLPFLFESREAAHRALDGELGQKLSELLIPHGLKNLVFAENGFRNITNNKKPITTPDDLKGLKIRTMENPVHIAAFKALGANPTPMAFGELFTALQQGTVDAQENPISLIYTSKFYEVQKYCTLSGHVYAPTAVLINNDFYNSLPEDLQKIIREAAVAYRDYQRELAGQQDTEFIAKLKEAGMQVNELTPEQKKAFVEATKVVYEQFESKIGKDLIEMARAANK, encoded by the coding sequence ATGAAAAAGGTATTAATTTTACTTTCAATTACCGTAATTTGTTTGGGCCTGATATTGACCGGCTGCGGTGGAAAACAGGGGGACTCCAAACCCGATGATGCTGCTAATAAACCGATTACAATCAAATTAGCGTATGTTGTACCTGAGACCCAATCTACCCATATAGCTTCAGAAAAGGTCTTCAAGAATTACGTTGAAGAGAAATCCGGGGGCAGATTGAAGGTCGAATTATATCCTAACGGCCAGTTAGGCAGTGACAGACAGGCAATAGAAGGTGTCAGTCTTGGAACTATTGAAATGACCATACCGGCGGCTGCTGTCTTATCCGGGTTTGAAGAAAAATTTATGGTTTTTGACCTGCCTTTCCTTTTTGAATCCCGGGAAGCAGCTCACAGAGCGCTGGACGGTGAATTAGGTCAGAAGTTAAGCGAATTGCTCATACCTCACGGTTTAAAAAACCTTGTGTTTGCAGAAAACGGCTTTAGAAACATTACGAATAATAAAAAGCCCATTACAACACCGGATGACCTAAAGGGTTTAAAGATCAGGACTATGGAAAACCCCGTTCATATCGCTGCCTTTAAAGCTTTGGGTGCAAATCCCACACCTATGGCCTTTGGTGAGCTCTTTACGGCACTACAGCAGGGAACTGTTGATGCACAGGAAAATCCTATCTCTCTCATATACACATCGAAATTCTATGAAGTCCAAAAATACTGCACCCTTTCCGGACATGTATATGCGCCAACCGCAGTGCTTATTAACAATGATTTCTACAACAGCCTGCCTGAGGACCTGCAGAAAATTATTAGGGAAGCGGCTGTAGCTTATCGCGATTATCAAAGGGAGCTGGCCGGACAGCAGGATACCGAATTTATAGCAAAACTCAAAGAAGCGGGAATGCAGGTGAATGAACTCACACCCGAACAGAAAAAGGCATTTGTAGAAGCGACTAAGGTAGTATATGAACAGTTTGAATCTAAGATCGGAAAAGACCTGATCGAAATGGCCAGGGCTGCGAATAAGTAG
- a CDS encoding C-terminal binding protein, with amino-acid sequence MAKYYIPVWSSIIKDIEIEKQEMAGFDAEVEFIRDREEFIKVAAKADAVITADSKIDRSIIGNLVKCKIIVRQGIGFDNIDIKAAAEKNIIVCNVPDYCTDEVSDHTIALILSLVRKVPVYSGLVKNGIWDIKSVSPIRRLSTLILGLAGFGKIAREVARKAKPFGFRIMAFDPYVSPQLAGEYGVDLVNFEDLIKESDIISIHVPLSKETLHLFDKTKFNLMKPTAYIVNTGRGPLINEKDLYEALKNNRLAGAALDVLEQEPPQKDNPLLALENVIVTPHAAFYSEESYIDLRRKAVQEVKRVLSNQPPLNQVNKSASVK; translated from the coding sequence ATGGCAAAATATTATATACCTGTATGGAGCTCAATTATTAAAGATATAGAAATCGAAAAGCAGGAGATGGCTGGATTTGATGCAGAGGTAGAATTTATACGGGACAGGGAAGAATTTATAAAGGTTGCCGCTAAAGCCGATGCCGTTATTACGGCAGACTCGAAAATCGATAGGAGTATTATTGGAAACTTGGTAAAGTGCAAGATCATTGTCCGCCAGGGAATAGGTTTTGACAATATTGATATAAAGGCTGCAGCAGAAAAAAACATAATTGTTTGCAATGTTCCCGATTACTGTACCGATGAAGTGTCAGATCATACTATAGCCCTTATACTTTCCCTCGTTAGAAAGGTTCCGGTTTATTCCGGTCTGGTTAAAAACGGAATCTGGGATATTAAAAGCGTTTCACCGATACGAAGGCTGAGTACACTGATTTTGGGGCTTGCAGGATTTGGAAAAATTGCAAGGGAGGTGGCGAGAAAGGCAAAACCCTTCGGTTTTAGAATTATGGCCTTTGATCCTTATGTAAGTCCGCAGTTAGCCGGAGAATATGGAGTAGACCTTGTGAATTTTGAGGACCTTATTAAAGAGTCCGATATTATCTCAATACATGTGCCTTTAAGCAAAGAAACCCTTCACCTGTTTGATAAAACAAAATTTAATCTGATGAAACCCACGGCTTACATAGTAAATACGGGAAGAGGGCCTTTAATCAATGAAAAGGACCTGTATGAAGCCTTGAAGAACAACAGGCTGGCAGGGGCAGCCCTCGACGTTCTGGAACAGGAACCACCGCAGAAGGATAATCCCCTCCTGGCCCTTGAAAATGTAATCGTCACACCTCATGCAGCGTTTTATTCCGAAGAGTCGTATATAGATTTAAGAAGGAAGGCAGTTCAGGAGGTCAAAAGGGTGTTATCCAACCAGCCTCCGTTAAATCAAGTAAACAAATCTGCTTCAGTAAAATAG
- a CDS encoding GntR family transcriptional regulator — translation MSKLPRIKTKESLAEKTYRILKQAILELDFKPNQPLLEEELAEQLGVSRTPIRAALSKLAFENLVKIIPGKGTYVADLSYKDMIDTFNVREVMEGLAAKLAAESVKQGELRKLESVLNSQKQLTEQDPLDIRKFTALDNEFHYLISEMSGNEILKEQILRLKEKFNRYVVSHKTLLIEREKPVIEEHYRVLNAIKNKDANEAEQAMRKHIIYIKQALEENMNLEKK, via the coding sequence ATGTCGAAATTACCACGAATAAAGACAAAAGAAAGTCTGGCAGAAAAAACCTATAGGATCCTTAAACAGGCAATACTGGAGTTAGATTTCAAACCCAATCAACCCCTTTTAGAAGAGGAATTGGCAGAACAGCTAGGGGTAAGCCGGACCCCGATAAGGGCAGCCCTCTCGAAGCTGGCTTTTGAGAACCTGGTTAAAATCATTCCCGGAAAGGGTACCTATGTAGCAGATCTGTCCTACAAAGATATGATAGATACATTTAATGTAAGGGAAGTGATGGAGGGTTTGGCTGCTAAACTCGCAGCGGAAAGTGTCAAACAGGGCGAATTGAGGAAACTGGAGAGTGTTTTGAATTCCCAGAAACAGCTGACAGAACAGGACCCGCTTGATATACGCAAATTTACAGCCCTCGATAATGAATTCCACTATTTAATTTCTGAAATGTCCGGAAATGAGATATTAAAAGAACAGATATTAAGGTTAAAGGAAAAATTCAACAGGTACGTCGTATCTCACAAAACCCTTTTGATAGAAAGGGAAAAACCGGTCATAGAGGAGCACTATAGAGTGCTTAATGCAATAAAGAACAAAGATGCCAATGAAGCGGAGCAGGCTATGCGTAAGCATATAATATATATTAAACAGGCATTAGAGGAAAACATGAACTTAGAAAAAAAATAA